The region ACTGATGCAAGTGCGAAGATAGCAAGGTGTTTCACAGGGGCTTTCGAAAAAGTGAGTGATTATATGAAATACTGGCAACAAGCAATCTATCTATCTATTGTTTCACGGTTTTATAATTTTCCTATAAGGCTGCGTGCACCCTGATGCACAATTTTCCCGATGACGATACATTCTCCGCCGCGACACATAACCCGGCTGTACTGTTTATCTGGATTAAATGAGTGAAGCCACCAGTCTGGGCCAGCCTTCACCATCTGCTTTATGATCGCCTGCCCATTGAAATTAACTGCATAGATACCTCCGCTCACCGGCTTGATATCAGCAATATTCACCACGACAGAATCATCCTCAAATAGCATTGGCTCCATGCTGGAGCCGCGCACTTTGATGGATATGAGGCATTGCGGCACCAGATTATTTTCCTCTACCCATTTACGGGGAACGTTGACATAGCCACCGTCCTCAAAGTCCTGGTCCGCTTCAAAAGCCGGGAAGCCAGCCTCAAGCGTCAGAGTCACTTTCTTGATCGGAATCATATCTTCCTCGCTCTCGCGCTCCACTGAGACGCGAGTGCCATTCCCAACGAAGGGAATTTTTGAGGGCTCAACCAGGTCATTGACTGGATCTGGCTCGTCGGACAGTTCGGGGTGAGGGGAGTCGATGTAGTTTGCCGGCAGACTAAATGCATTCTCAATGCGCCGAGCGATCGAGTTGCCGATATTTTTCACTGGATTCGGGCCGATCAGGTGGCTCACCTGCGACGGCTCCATGCCTAGAAAACTGGCGAATTCTTTGTTGCCGCCGACCCTTGAGGCAAGGCGGCGCGCGTTGTCACGCCTGATTTCTTCTCTAGTCATAACGTGATCATCCATCAATTTATCAATTAGATAAACTACCAAAAAGATAAATCCATGCTTGCGTACACTTTATCTTTTTGGTAAAGTGGAATCATGGATATGAAAACTTACCTGAAGCAAGCCACGCCCGAACAGCGCGAGGAGTTGGCCGATATCGTGAAATCATCGGTCGGCTACTTCTACCTCATCGGCGGAGGGCACCGGCACCCCGGCGATAAGCTTTGCAGGCGTCTGGTGGCGGCCGAGCCAAAGCTCACGCTGCACGAATTGCGTCCAGATATTTGGGATGCCCCGGCCACACCCATCACCCGCCGCGCCACCGATCCCGCTCCGGCACCAGGCCACGCCGGCCGCCAGCCGCCCACGACGAACGGCATCCTCGACACCGTGCCAGACCACGCTGCTGTCGGCATCGACGCGAGAGGGATTCCATGATCCGCCTGATCCTCAATTCCCCGCCGTAAAGCGGGGCGCTCGACCGCCCCTGCAATTTCGCTGTACCCAAACCCTGTAACACCGACCACCAGGAGAAACCATGAAGTTGAAACAAAAACGCACCGCGCTCGTCAAGAGTTACATCACGGAAGAGAACAAGGACGCCCTGCAAGCCGCCTGCGCGGCCAAGGGCAAGTCGATCAGCGACGTGCTGAACGAATGCACCATCGTGATCATCCGTGACCACCATGACACCCGGCCGAAACGGAATGATACGCCGCCGTTCTCGGGCGGGAATAGACCCAAATCGCGGGAAAAACTGGGCCCACTCCAGGCGCAGCGCCCCAGCTTCGGCGTCGTCCCGCGCGTCGTTCGGATGCGGGTTTAACGGCATGGAGGCGGCTATTGAATAAACAACCCGAGGTCACGGCCGAGGAAAAAGAGCTCATCTTCCAGCGCTCGATGATTTACCGCCAGGCAGAGAAAGACCTGCAGGGTGCCAAGGACGGGGAAGGCGAGAGCGCGGCGAAGGCCGCACACAAGGAAGCGCGCCAGAAATGGCGCGATGCCACAGACAGGGTGGCGCGGAAATACGAAGTGCCGCGCCGCGAACCGCCGTAACTGGGCTCGCACCCGACAACTACAGCATCACACGGCCGCCTGGCGGCCGATTTATCCACCATCAATCAGGAGCATGACATGTCGCAAACCCCCATCCATTCCCCGAGCCAGGCGCTGGGCAACGCCGCCGGCAACTGTCAGCTGCTCGACGCCGTGATGGCAAAGCTTGGCCTGAAGAACGATGCGGCGCTGTCGCGCGCGCTCGAAGTCGCGCCGCCGGTGATTTCGAAGATCCGCCACGGCCGCCTGCCCGTCGGCGCCACGCTGCTGATCCGCATGCACGAAGTGACCGATATCGCGATCCGCGAATTGAAGGCCATCGCCACGCCGGCCGCGCCAGAGGTGGCAGTTTGACCTGGAAGACCATGCAGCCGGAAGGCGGCATATCGGCGCAGGCCGGGCAGGGCGCGCAGCAGCACGACCAGATCGAGCCGAATCCCGATTACGTACGGCCGCACGACCCGGACCCTGGCCATGTTCGCGCGCTGGCGCACTACATGGCAATGGCCGCTGAATTACTGGCTGAGCAATAAAAAAGCCCGCGTGCAAGCGGGCTTCATGAAACTTTACGTGAGGTAACACGATGGAAATGATTATACCACCGGGCGGTTTGCTGATGACCAGCGTCGAAATTGCGGCGCTGACCAGCAAGCGTCACGACCAGGTGCTGCGCACGGCCCGGGACTTGGCCGCGCAGGGCATAACACAATCTGTGGAATGCCAGTACCGCGCCACAGTTGGCGGCCGCGAGTATCCAATGCACCAACTGACTAAGCGCGATTCACTTGTTCTGGTCGCCCGACTGTCGCCCGAGTTCACTGGCCGCATCGTTGACCGCTGGATGGAACTGGAAGCGGTTATCGCGGTGCCGGCCATCAAGACGCCCGCAACTTTCAGCGCCGCACTGCGCCTGGCCGCCGAGCAAGCCGAGATCATCGAAGAGCAAGCAGCCAAGATCACCAGTGACGCGCCGAAGGTTTTGTTTGCCGAGACAATCCGCGCCATCGATGGAGTTTGCCATATCGATAAGGTAGGCAAGATGATCGGCATCGGGCGCAC is a window of Janthinobacterium sp. J1-1 DNA encoding:
- a CDS encoding S24 family peptidase, which encodes MDDHVMTREEIRRDNARRLASRVGGNKEFASFLGMEPSQVSHLIGPNPVKNIGNSIARRIENAFSLPANYIDSPHPELSDEPDPVNDLVEPSKIPFVGNGTRVSVERESEEDMIPIKKVTLTLEAGFPAFEADQDFEDGGYVNVPRKWVEENNLVPQCLISIKVRGSSMEPMLFEDDSVVVNIADIKPVSGGIYAVNFNGQAIIKQMVKAGPDWWLHSFNPDKQYSRVMCRGGECIVIGKIVHQGARSLIGKL
- a CDS encoding phage regulatory protein/antirepressor Ant, producing the protein MEMIIPPGGLLMTSVEIAALTSKRHDQVLRTARDLAAQGITQSVECQYRATVGGREYPMHQLTKRDSLVLVARLSPEFTGRIVDRWMELEAVIAVPAIKTPATFSAALRLAAEQAEIIEEQAAKITSDAPKVLFAETIRAIDGVCHIDKVGKMIGIGRTKLFRRLREDHILIEGSRMPYQKYIDKGYFTVIEGSPYKDSKGVEHPTFTAMVTGAGQVFLVRKYAKVGGAES